From Gossypium raimondii isolate GPD5lz chromosome 11, ASM2569854v1, whole genome shotgun sequence:
tttgtctgtatataattttatacgcTTGTCCCCCTTCCTTCTAATCATCAAAATTGGATTCTTTCCCATGTTGAATTGGTTTTGTTATATGCCCCCAAAAACCCCTTCTTGAATTTTCAATATCTGAATTTTTTTAGCCTAATTTGGTGATTTTGATACGAAGAATCCAGGAAAAAGATGAACCCAAATTGGGAAGAATCATTGAATCACTTTGAACGGATGATTGATTCTGGGACTGAGTCCATGCGTATAAAAGCTGTAATCAAATTGTCTAAACTATCAAATCAAGCCCCAGAATATATACTGAGTCAAACAATACCGATTCTTAGTAATCTTATAGAGGATGATAGTTCAAATAATTCGAGTCCTCATCAAGGACTGGTTGTTCATTGCTTAAAATGTATTGCTCGGCAAGGAGATGATGGTAGATTAGCCACTGAGATAGGCCAATCTGGTGCTTTATGTTCCATATTAAGGTTGTTGCCACAATCTAATGCTAGTGTTCAAAAAATTTGTCTGAAATGTATTTGGTGCCTTGTGAATTTGTGTAATGAAAATCGCCTCATTGTTGCCATGAATGGTGGTTTGGAGATTAttgtgaacatgttgagttcaTCCATGGATGGTGTTAGAAGGTACTTGTTAGAGATTTTGAGTGCATTGTCATTGGTGAGAGTTGTAAGGAGAGGACTTGTTAGTTTAGGCGGGCTTAGATTTCTTGTTGAGGCAGCTAGGGTTGGTAACATGTTATCTAGGGAAAGAGCTTGTCAAGCGGTCGGGTTACTCGGTATTACGAGGCGTGTTCGTCGTATGCTTGTTGACTTGGGTGTTATAGATGTTCTCATGGAGCTGCTTCGAGTTGGAGACGGTGCTTTAAAAGTTGTCGCTGGCAATACCCTTGGTGTGATTTTGGCTAATATTGATTACATTGACTTGGTTGCTCAATCTGGGGCTATTCCGTTGTTTGCCAAGCTTATTCAAGGATCCGAATCAGTCGGTCAGGAGATCGCGGAGGATGCATTCTGTCTATTAGCTGTTGGAGAAGCGAATGCAGTTGTAATAGCTGAACATTTGGTGAGAATCCTTAGGGAAGGCAATGCTGATTCAAAAGCTGCAGCTGCTAATGTTTTCTGGGATCTTTCAGGTTACAAGCACACAGTACCTGTCATCCGAAACTCGGGTGCAATTCCCCTTTTGGTTGAGCTTTTGAGCTCTCAGAGCAACGAAGTAAGAGAAACGGTATCTGGAGCTATTGCTCAGTTGAGCTATAGTCAAGCAGATCGAGAGGCTTTAAACGAATCGGGGGCTGTCCCTCTTCTGCTTGATTTGTTACATGATGATTCAGAGGAGCTGAAAGATAATGCTGCAGAGGCACTTATCAATTTCTTTGATGATACGTTGCAGCATGAGACAATATCTCAAGTAGTTGACCATCCTTCATTTCGGAGCATGCAGAACAGACTTGGTAGAATCCGAGGTGCTTCAGATAATCAGACGGTTAGTTCTATGAGACAGATGAATATCGATCAAGCAGAGCCTACTAGAGATTAGtgaaaaattcaacaatttcatCGAAGTAAAAATAGGCCATTCTCCTCAAAGCCATTGGCACTTTCATCTGTgaaaattttgtacaattttggtctactcatatattctttttgtttcatAGTTCCGTTTCACAAGTCTTTTGCCTCTTCCTATGGAGCTGTAAGAATTAGAAATGGGGTGTCCATGGGGGAAATCACAaatgagaaaaaggaaaaaaacaaaaaacaattaGTATAATATGATTACTGTCCATTGGAGCTCTCATTATCGTCTTTGTGATCAGCAATTACATAATGATCGTCCAAGAGGTTATCCTCTTGCTTGTTTTCAAATGTATCTTCATTGTGTTTACCATTATTTGAGTCTTCATCCTTGCTCCATTTCTTCATGATTTTTGGAACCATCGGTGTTACTGACATGGCATCTAATAGTGCTTCCTCATTGTTTACTCGTTCAAATCGAACGGCACTTACTTTTCGAGCATTTCCTGCTAATATCTGCACCAAAGACAATATATGCTCAAACTGATTTTCCAGTGATGCAGGCATATATAGAAGATCAAGTTTTGGCCTCAT
This genomic window contains:
- the LOC105761169 gene encoding uncharacterized protein LOC105761169, producing MNPNWEESLNHFERMIDSGTESMRIKAVIKLSKLSNQAPEYILSQTIPILSNLIEDDSSNNSSPHQGLVVHCLKCIARQGDDGRLATEIGQSGALCSILRLLPQSNASVQKICLKCIWCLVNLCNENRLIVAMNGGLEIIVNMLSSSMDGVRRYLLEILSALSLVRVVRRGLVSLGGLRFLVEAARVGNMLSRERACQAVGLLGITRRVRRMLVDLGVIDVLMELLRVGDGALKVVAGNTLGVILANIDYIDLVAQSGAIPLFAKLIQGSESVGQEIAEDAFCLLAVGEANAVVIAEHLVRILREGNADSKAAAANVFWDLSGYKHTVPVIRNSGAIPLLVELLSSQSNEVRETVSGAIAQLSYSQADREALNESGAVPLLLDLLHDDSEELKDNAAEALINFFDDTLQHETISQVVDHPSFRSMQNRLGRIRGASDNQTVSSMRQMNIDQAEPTRD